In the Acidovorax sp. A79 genome, one interval contains:
- a CDS encoding TRAP transporter large permease: MTVAIFLGSLLLAMAIGIPIAYALLLSGVALMWHLDLFDAQILAQNVINGADSFPLLAVPFFMLAGEIMNVGGLSRRIVKLALALVGHIPGGLGYVVIMAAVILSAVSGSAVADAAALTSLLLPMMVVAGHSKERSAGLIASAGVIGPIIPPSIGFVIFGVAANVSISKLFLAGIFPGLLLAVSLAVTWWWLGRRENVMPPPRATRAELKVALREAAWALGLPIIILVGLRMGVFTPTEAAVVAAMYALVVSMAVYRELSWRQLVDIFQAAARTSAVIMFLVAAAMVSAWLITVADLPSKVISMLEPFMGNPTLLLVAIMVLVMVVGTAMDMTPTILIMTPVLMPVVKAAGIDPVYFGVLFIINNSIGLITPPVGTVLNVVAGVGRISMGQVTRGVMPFMLTQFVVMFLLVAFPSLVTVPLRWLGG; encoded by the coding sequence ATGACCGTCGCGATCTTCCTCGGCTCCCTGCTGCTGGCCATGGCCATCGGCATTCCCATCGCCTACGCGCTGCTGCTCAGCGGCGTGGCGCTGATGTGGCACCTCGATCTGTTCGACGCGCAGATCCTGGCGCAGAACGTCATCAACGGCGCGGACAGCTTTCCGCTGCTGGCCGTGCCCTTCTTCATGCTCGCGGGCGAGATCATGAACGTGGGCGGCCTGTCCAGGCGCATCGTCAAGCTGGCGCTGGCCCTGGTCGGCCACATCCCTGGCGGGCTGGGCTATGTGGTCATCATGGCGGCGGTGATCCTGTCGGCGGTGTCGGGTTCTGCGGTGGCGGACGCGGCCGCGCTGACCTCGCTGCTGCTGCCCATGATGGTGGTCGCGGGCCACAGCAAGGAGCGCTCGGCCGGGCTCATCGCCTCGGCGGGCGTCATTGGCCCCATCATTCCGCCGTCCATCGGCTTCGTGATCTTTGGCGTGGCGGCCAATGTGTCCATCAGCAAGCTGTTCCTCGCGGGCATCTTCCCCGGTCTGCTGCTGGCCGTCTCGCTGGCGGTCACGTGGTGGTGGCTCGGCCGCCGTGAAAACGTCATGCCTCCACCGCGCGCCACCCGCGCCGAACTGAAGGTGGCGCTGCGCGAGGCCGCGTGGGCGCTGGGCCTGCCCATCATCATCCTGGTGGGCCTGCGCATGGGTGTCTTCACGCCCACAGAGGCCGCCGTGGTGGCCGCGATGTATGCGCTCGTCGTCTCCATGGCGGTGTACCGCGAGCTCTCGTGGCGCCAGCTGGTCGACATCTTCCAGGCGGCCGCGCGAACCAGCGCCGTGATCATGTTCCTGGTGGCCGCCGCCATGGTGTCGGCCTGGCTGATCACCGTGGCCGACCTGCCGTCCAAGGTCATCAGCATGCTCGAGCCCTTCATGGGCAACCCCACCCTGCTGCTGGTGGCGATCATGGTGCTGGTCATGGTGGTCGGCACGGCCATGGACATGACGCCCACCATCCTCATCATGACGCCCGTGCTCATGCCGGTGGTCAAGGCCGCAGGCATCGACCCCGTCTACTTCGGCGTGTTGTTCATCATCAACAACTCCATCGGCCTCATCACGCCGCCCGTGGGCACCGTGCTCAACGTGGTGGCGGGCGTCGGGCGCATCTCCATGGGCCAGGTCACGCGCGGCGTGATGCCCTTCATGCTGACGCAGTTCGTGGTGATGTTCCTGCTGGTCGCGTTCCCCTCGCTCGTCACCGTGCCCCTGCGCTGGCTCGGCGGCTGA
- a CDS encoding TRAP transporter substrate-binding protein, with protein sequence MKLLKTLLATALVAASLLPGAHAQERTIKFAFQNQKEHPQAQGAQKFADLVAAKTSGRIAVKLFPGGTLGGDLQTVSALQGGTVEMTVLNAGILSAQAKEFGIYDFPFLFASPQEADAVTDGPFGKKLLDKLAAKNLVGLGYWELGFRNLTNSKRPITKAEDIAGLKIRVIQSPIYIDMFNALGANAVPMPFPELYTAMEQKAVDGQENPFSTILSSKFAEVQKHLTITRHMYNPQAVIVSKKFWDSLNPADQKAVTEAMAEATAFQRSVSRSQADVALEELKKAGMQVTEFSPAEVDKLRAKVKPVVEKHSDKVGAETVQEVYATLAKLRGGK encoded by the coding sequence ATGAAACTCTTGAAGACCCTGCTCGCCACCGCCCTCGTCGCGGCTTCGCTGCTGCCCGGTGCGCATGCCCAGGAACGCACCATCAAGTTCGCGTTCCAGAACCAGAAGGAGCACCCGCAGGCCCAGGGCGCGCAGAAATTCGCCGACCTCGTCGCGGCCAAGACCAGCGGCCGCATCGCGGTCAAGCTTTTTCCCGGCGGCACGCTGGGCGGCGACCTGCAGACCGTCTCGGCGCTGCAAGGCGGCACCGTGGAGATGACGGTGCTCAACGCCGGCATCCTGTCCGCGCAGGCCAAGGAATTCGGCATCTACGACTTCCCGTTCCTGTTCGCCTCACCCCAGGAGGCCGATGCCGTGACCGACGGCCCCTTCGGCAAGAAGCTGCTCGACAAGCTCGCGGCCAAGAACCTGGTGGGCCTGGGCTACTGGGAACTGGGCTTTCGCAACCTGACCAACAGCAAGCGCCCCATCACCAAGGCCGAGGACATCGCGGGCCTCAAGATCCGCGTGATCCAGTCGCCCATCTACATCGACATGTTCAACGCGCTGGGCGCCAACGCCGTGCCCATGCCGTTCCCCGAGCTGTACACGGCCATGGAGCAAAAGGCCGTGGACGGCCAGGAGAACCCGTTCTCCACCATCCTGTCGTCCAAGTTCGCCGAGGTGCAAAAGCACCTGACCATCACGCGCCACATGTACAACCCGCAGGCGGTCATCGTGAGCAAGAAGTTCTGGGACAGCCTGAACCCCGCCGACCAGAAGGCCGTGACCGAAGCCATGGCCGAGGCCACCGCGTTCCAGCGCAGCGTCTCGCGCTCGCAGGCCGACGTGGCGCTCGAAGAGCTCAAGAAGGCCGGCATGCAGGTCACCGAGTTCTCGCCGGCGGAAGTCGACAAGCTGCGCGCCAAGGTCAAGCCCGTGGTGGAAAAGCACAGCGACAAGGTGGGCGCCGAGACCGTGCAAGAGGTCTATGCCACGCTGGCCAAGCTGCGCGGCGGCAAGTAG
- a CDS encoding shikimate dehydrogenase, which produces MSSTSPRKVLIGLIGAGIQKSLSPALHEEEARQHGMRLHYQLIDLDRSASSPAQLPTLLSAARIMGYAGCNVTYPCKQAVIPYLDSLSEEAQAMGAVNTVVVHDGKLVGHNTDGSGWARGFTRALPGADLGRVVLLGAGGAGAAIAHAVLRLGARHLTIVDAQPERAAQLAADVNALYGPRAEAGEIHAAMARATGLIHATPTGMDKLPGLPLDTGLLRPALWVSEVVYFPLDTALVQAARALGCRVSDGGGMAVGQAVGAFELFTGVAPDADRMDAHFRRLVSPR; this is translated from the coding sequence ATGTCTTCCACAAGCCCCCGCAAGGTGCTGATCGGGCTGATCGGTGCCGGCATCCAGAAGTCGCTGTCTCCCGCCCTGCACGAAGAGGAGGCGCGGCAACACGGCATGCGCCTGCACTACCAGCTGATCGACCTGGACCGCTCGGCGTCTTCTCCCGCACAGCTGCCCACGCTGCTGTCGGCTGCACGCATCATGGGCTATGCCGGCTGCAACGTGACCTACCCGTGCAAGCAGGCCGTGATCCCCTACCTCGACAGCCTGTCGGAAGAAGCGCAAGCCATGGGGGCCGTGAACACGGTCGTGGTCCACGATGGCAAGCTCGTGGGGCACAACACGGACGGGTCAGGCTGGGCCCGGGGCTTCACCCGTGCGCTGCCGGGCGCCGACCTCGGCCGCGTCGTGCTGCTGGGCGCGGGCGGTGCGGGCGCCGCCATCGCGCATGCCGTGCTGCGCCTGGGTGCACGGCACCTGACCATCGTCGATGCGCAGCCCGAACGGGCCGCGCAACTGGCCGCCGACGTGAATGCGCTCTATGGCCCCCGGGCCGAGGCCGGCGAGATCCACGCGGCCATGGCGCGGGCCACCGGGCTGATCCACGCCACGCCCACGGGCATGGACAAGCTGCCCGGCCTGCCCCTCGATACGGGCCTGCTGCGCCCCGCGCTGTGGGTGTCCGAGGTCGTGTACTTCCCGCTCGACACCGCCCTGGTCCAGGCCGCGCGCGCACTGGGCTGCCGCGTCTCGGACGGGGGCGGCATGGCCGTGGGCCAAGCGGTGGGTGCCTTTGAACTGTTCACCGGCGTGGCGCCCGACGCGGACCGGATGGACGCCCACTTTCGCCGGCTCGTCAGCCCGCGCTGA
- a CDS encoding VOC family protein, whose protein sequence is MSTPMMAAREALGDLPNPLGLQGVEFIEYATSRPQALGQALERMGFQPVARHRSREVLLYRQGDMNIIVNAHQDEERTGPHAPSALAETPVLAAIAFRVGNAAAAYRRVLELGAWAVHTEVQVMELNIPAIHGVGASRIYFVDRWKEFSIYEVDFIPIPTVNPRPPALQGLHLFGVVQYIGLGRAPDWIHFYGELFGFAELAPDQSFGVLTHGRILASPCGTLHWQLIEPLVDALDADPEELLQRVAFGTPDVLATVNALRARGVDFVESPTGVHTGTRGALTRADAGSPSFELVLDAR, encoded by the coding sequence ATGAGCACCCCGATGATGGCCGCCCGCGAGGCGCTCGGAGACCTGCCCAACCCCCTGGGACTGCAGGGGGTGGAGTTCATCGAATACGCCACCAGCCGCCCGCAGGCGCTGGGGCAGGCGCTGGAGCGCATGGGCTTCCAGCCGGTGGCGCGCCACCGCTCGCGCGAGGTCCTGCTGTACCGGCAGGGCGACATGAACATCATCGTGAACGCGCACCAGGACGAAGAGCGCACCGGGCCGCACGCGCCGTCGGCCCTGGCGGAAACCCCCGTGCTCGCCGCCATCGCCTTCCGTGTGGGCAACGCAGCCGCCGCCTACCGCCGCGTGCTGGAGCTGGGCGCCTGGGCCGTGCACACCGAGGTCCAGGTGATGGAGCTGAACATTCCCGCCATCCACGGCGTGGGCGCGAGCCGCATCTACTTCGTGGACCGCTGGAAGGAATTCTCGATCTACGAGGTGGATTTCATCCCCATCCCCACCGTGAATCCGCGCCCGCCCGCGCTGCAGGGCCTGCATCTGTTCGGTGTGGTGCAGTACATCGGCCTGGGCAGGGCGCCTGACTGGATCCATTTCTACGGCGAACTGTTCGGCTTCGCCGAGCTGGCGCCCGACCAGTCGTTCGGCGTGCTCACGCATGGCCGCATCCTGGCCAGCCCCTGCGGCACCCTGCACTGGCAGCTGATCGAGCCGCTCGTGGATGCGCTCGATGCCGACCCCGAGGAGCTGCTGCAGCGCGTGGCGTTCGGCACGCCGGACGTGCTGGCCACGGTGAACGCGCTGCGCGCCCGGGGCGTGGACTTCGTGGAATCCCCCACGGGGGTGCACACGGGCACGCGCGGCGCGCTCACGCGGGCCGATGCCGGCTCGCCCAGCTTCGAGCTGGTTCTCGACGCCCGCTGA
- a CDS encoding sugar phosphate isomerase/epimerase family protein, whose product MRTSTMQRNVADFGMDTISLAGPLEAKLAAVKAAGFGQIMLAARDIVGHPQGIEAAVHAVRSSGLRVTGFQVLRDFEGLSGHLHSYKVDIAKQMILMARDLGAPVLLACSSTSSHATADADAIARDLRKLALLALPHGIRVAFEGLSWGRHINEVHQAWAAVEQADCPNLGLAIDSYHQFATSTPLTALADVDPAKIYLVQLSDFMWQETRTVQERIDTARHFRVFPGEGVHSQALAELVRTLDGMGYQGDYSFEVFNDDYQQLPLPYVAQRAWNSALWLAEGVLQRAVPLPGHPRIKTLA is encoded by the coding sequence ATGCGCACTTCGACCATGCAACGCAACGTCGCCGACTTCGGCATGGACACCATCAGTCTGGCCGGCCCGCTGGAGGCCAAGCTGGCCGCCGTCAAGGCGGCGGGTTTCGGCCAGATCATGCTGGCGGCCCGCGACATCGTGGGCCATCCGCAGGGCATCGAGGCGGCCGTGCACGCCGTGCGCAGCAGCGGCCTGCGCGTGACGGGCTTCCAGGTGCTGCGCGACTTCGAGGGCCTGTCGGGCCACCTGCACAGCTACAAGGTGGACATCGCCAAGCAGATGATCCTGATGGCGCGCGACCTGGGCGCGCCGGTGCTGCTGGCCTGCAGCTCCACCTCGTCGCATGCCACCGCCGATGCCGACGCGATTGCCCGCGACCTGCGCAAGCTCGCCCTGCTGGCGCTGCCGCACGGCATCCGCGTGGCCTTCGAAGGCCTCTCCTGGGGACGGCACATCAACGAGGTGCACCAGGCGTGGGCGGCGGTCGAGCAGGCGGATTGCCCCAACCTCGGCCTGGCCATCGACTCGTACCACCAGTTCGCCACCAGCACGCCGCTCACGGCGCTGGCCGACGTGGACCCCGCCAAGATCTATCTGGTGCAGCTCTCGGACTTCATGTGGCAGGAGACCCGCACGGTGCAGGAGCGCATCGACACGGCGCGGCACTTCCGCGTGTTCCCGGGCGAGGGCGTGCACAGCCAGGCGCTGGCCGAGCTGGTGCGCACGCTCGACGGCATGGGCTACCAGGGCGACTACAGCTTCGAGGTCTTCAACGACGATTATCAGCAGCTGCCGCTGCCCTACGTGGCGCAGCGGGCATGGAACAGCGCCCTGTGGCTCGCCGAGGGCGTGCTGCAGCGCGCCGTGCCGCTGCCGGGGCACCCGCGCATCAAAACGCTGGCGTGA
- a CDS encoding nuclear transport factor 2 family protein, protein MLQPPRTTTSTEEAVTRVVAFFETLVPADVAALGRLYAADARFKDPFNEVRGLPAIQAIFDHMFDALEQPRFVVTGRVVQGPQCFLTWEFLFAFKGFDKGVTQTVRGASHLVFDDQDLVALHRDYWDAAEELYEKLPVVGALMRWLKKRANS, encoded by the coding sequence ATGCTGCAGCCACCTCGCACCACAACCTCCACCGAAGAAGCCGTCACCCGCGTGGTGGCCTTCTTCGAGACCCTGGTCCCAGCCGACGTGGCGGCACTGGGCCGCCTGTACGCGGCCGATGCGCGCTTCAAGGACCCGTTCAACGAAGTGCGGGGCCTGCCCGCCATCCAGGCCATCTTCGACCACATGTTCGATGCGCTGGAGCAGCCGCGTTTCGTGGTCACCGGCCGCGTGGTGCAGGGCCCGCAGTGTTTCCTGACCTGGGAGTTCCTGTTCGCCTTCAAGGGCTTTGACAAGGGCGTGACGCAGACCGTGCGCGGCGCCTCGCACCTGGTGTTCGATGACCAGGACCTGGTGGCGCTACACCGCGACTACTGGGACGCCGCCGAAGAACTGTACGAAAAGCTGCCGGTGGTGGGCGCGCTGATGCGCTGGCTCAAGAAACGCGCCAACAGTTGA
- a CDS encoding SDR family NAD(P)-dependent oxidoreductase, with product MSLNPPLRDWQGRRAWVIGASSGIGRATASALHARGAQVTVSARSGDALDAFAAQHPGSLALPLDIAQPEQVQAAAARVLSGGAPDLVCYCAGTYRDMRATDLDLADMLRHGQINYSGVLHVLAAVLPAMLAAAHAGRPGHVSVVSSVAGFRGLPRSLAYGPTKAALINLAESLYLDLHGLGLGVSVINPGFVATPLTARNDFTMPALISPEAAAAAILQGWERGHFDIHFPKRFTRVMKLLRVLPYRWYFPAVRKFTGL from the coding sequence ATGAGCCTGAACCCACCGCTGCGCGACTGGCAGGGCCGCAGGGCCTGGGTGATCGGCGCGTCCAGCGGCATCGGGCGCGCCACGGCGTCGGCCCTGCATGCGCGCGGTGCGCAGGTCACGGTGTCGGCCCGCAGCGGCGATGCGCTCGATGCCTTTGCCGCCCAGCACCCCGGCAGCCTGGCCCTGCCCCTGGACATAGCGCAGCCCGAGCAGGTGCAGGCCGCCGCCGCACGGGTGCTGTCCGGGGGCGCGCCCGACCTGGTGTGCTACTGCGCCGGCACCTACCGCGACATGCGCGCCACCGACCTGGATCTGGCCGACATGCTGCGCCACGGGCAGATCAACTACAGCGGTGTGCTGCACGTGCTGGCGGCCGTGCTGCCCGCCATGCTGGCCGCGGCGCACGCGGGGCGCCCCGGGCATGTGAGCGTGGTCAGCAGCGTGGCGGGGTTCCGGGGGCTGCCCAGGAGCCTGGCCTACGGGCCGACCAAGGCTGCGCTCATCAACCTGGCCGAGTCGCTGTACCTGGATCTGCACGGCTTGGGGCTTGGCGTGAGCGTGATCAACCCCGGGTTCGTGGCCACGCCGCTCACGGCGCGCAACGACTTCACGATGCCCGCGCTGATCTCGCCCGAGGCGGCGGCGGCGGCCATCTTGCAGGGCTGGGAGCGGGGGCATTTCGACATCCACTTCCCCAAGCGCTTCACGCGGGTGATGAAACTGCTGCGAGTGTTGCCGTATCGGTGGTACTTTCCTGCGGTCCGCAAGTTCACGGGACTCTGA
- a CDS encoding DUF3833 domain-containing protein produces the protein MMQRRLLLSAVAAAPVALSGCASPGIEGYASEKPVLDLARYFNGKIDAWGIFQDRSGQIVKRFTVVMDCQWQGNEGVLDEAFTYSDGTTQRRIWRLTQHADGRTTGTADDVVGTAHGQARGNVFRWNYTLALPVDGTVYHVDLDDWMVLIDDRVMLNRATMSKFGVRLGEITLSFTRRAP, from the coding sequence ATGATGCAACGACGCCTCCTCCTCTCCGCCGTGGCGGCTGCGCCCGTGGCCCTGTCCGGCTGCGCCAGTCCGGGCATCGAAGGCTATGCCAGCGAGAAGCCCGTGCTGGACCTGGCCCGGTATTTCAACGGCAAGATCGACGCCTGGGGCATCTTCCAGGACCGCAGCGGCCAGATCGTCAAACGCTTCACCGTGGTCATGGATTGCCAGTGGCAGGGCAACGAGGGCGTGCTCGACGAGGCCTTCACCTATTCGGACGGCACCACCCAGCGCCGCATCTGGCGCCTGACCCAGCACGCCGACGGCCGTACCACCGGCACCGCCGACGACGTGGTGGGCACGGCCCACGGGCAGGCGCGGGGCAACGTCTTCCGCTGGAACTACACGCTGGCCCTGCCGGTGGATGGCACGGTCTACCACGTCGACCTGGACGACTGGATGGTTCTCATCGACGACCGCGTGATGCTCAACCGCGCCACCATGAGCAAGTTTGGCGTGCGCCTGGGCGAGATCACGCTGTCGTTCACCAGGCGCGCGCCATGA
- a CDS encoding MFS transporter: MTRTTQPLRARHGLAYGLLGLPLAFVALPLYVLLPNHYAREFGMPLATLGSVLLAARLFDAVSDPLLGRLCDHLFGRSVRAVLAAGAVSAMVLALGLTGLFFPLVRGADGLTAWALVALLITYTAYSQLGIAHQAWGARLGGDELQRGRIVAWREGAALAGVVLASVLPALLGLPVMLGVFAMALLLGWWAWTRAPRPPAHAGGAVAGGYRPSRRASLWRPWGRPAFRRLLAVFMLNGIASAIPATLVLFFIQDRLQAPPAQEPLFLAAYFVCAALSIPLWLRAVARWGLARTWLAGMLLAVAVFVWAAFVGVGDVLPFLAVCALSGVALGTDLALPSALLAGVIAAEGDSGQHEGAYFGWWNFATKLNLALAAGLALPLLGWLGYTPGTRGDGGLQTLGIAYAVLPCVLKLMAAAALYALLLRRPRSAAIV, translated from the coding sequence ATGACCCGCACCACCCAGCCCCTGCGCGCCCGTCACGGCCTGGCCTATGGGCTGCTGGGCCTGCCCCTGGCGTTTGTGGCGCTGCCGCTGTACGTGCTGCTGCCCAACCACTATGCCCGCGAGTTCGGCATGCCGCTGGCCACGCTGGGCTCGGTGCTGCTGGCGGCGCGGTTGTTCGATGCGGTGTCGGACCCGCTGTTGGGCCGCCTCTGCGACCACCTGTTCGGCCGCTCGGTGCGTGCCGTGCTGGCGGCGGGCGCGGTGTCGGCCATGGTGCTCGCACTGGGGCTGACCGGCCTGTTCTTTCCGCTGGTGCGCGGGGCCGATGGGCTGACCGCCTGGGCCCTGGTGGCGCTGCTCATCACCTACACGGCCTACAGCCAGCTGGGCATTGCGCACCAGGCGTGGGGCGCGCGCCTGGGCGGCGACGAACTGCAGCGCGGCCGCATCGTGGCATGGCGCGAAGGCGCCGCGCTGGCGGGCGTGGTGCTGGCCTCGGTGCTGCCCGCGCTGCTGGGGCTGCCGGTCATGCTCGGCGTGTTTGCCATGGCCTTGCTGCTGGGCTGGTGGGCCTGGACGCGCGCGCCGCGCCCTCCGGCGCATGCGGGTGGCGCCGTGGCGGGCGGGTATCGCCCGTCGCGGCGCGCCAGCCTGTGGCGGCCGTGGGGGCGCCCCGCGTTCCGCCGCCTGCTGGCGGTGTTCATGCTCAACGGCATTGCCAGCGCCATCCCGGCCACGCTGGTGCTGTTCTTCATCCAGGACCGCCTGCAGGCTCCACCCGCCCAGGAGCCCCTGTTCCTCGCGGCCTACTTCGTCTGCGCCGCGCTGTCGATCCCGTTGTGGCTGCGCGCCGTGGCGCGCTGGGGCCTGGCGCGCACCTGGCTGGCGGGCATGCTGCTGGCGGTCGCAGTGTTTGTGTGGGCCGCGTTCGTGGGGGTGGGCGATGTGCTGCCCTTCCTCGCGGTCTGCGCGCTGTCGGGCGTGGCACTGGGCACCGACCTGGCATTGCCCAGCGCCCTGCTGGCCGGCGTGATCGCGGCCGAGGGCGACAGCGGCCAGCACGAAGGCGCGTACTTCGGCTGGTGGAACTTCGCCACCAAGCTCAACCTGGCGCTGGCCGCGGGCCTGGCGCTGCCCCTGCTGGGCTGGCTGGGCTACACCCCCGGCACGCGCGGCGACGGCGGCTTGCAGACCCTGGGCATCGCCTATGCGGTGCTGCCCTGCGTGCTCAAGCTGATGGCGGCGGCGGCGCTCTACGCCCTGCTCCTGCGGCGTCCCCGCAGCGCAGCGATTGTTTGA
- a CDS encoding chalcone isomerase family protein, with translation MAVAQGAGAAQATAAPLSGVRLAGQGVLRFLGFEVYRARLWVQPGFDADNYGAQPLALELTYHRDFTAEAIARRSIEEMRHVGSFTPQQAARWQQALQAALPDVKVGDRLLGIHQPGVGAVFRMAGRVVGEVPDAEFSRLFFGIWLSPQTSEPRLRQELLGATRAMGQP, from the coding sequence ATGGCTGTGGCGCAAGGGGCAGGGGCGGCCCAGGCCACGGCGGCGCCGCTGTCCGGCGTGCGCCTGGCGGGCCAGGGCGTGCTCCGGTTCCTGGGTTTCGAGGTCTACCGCGCACGCCTGTGGGTGCAGCCCGGCTTTGATGCCGACAACTACGGCGCCCAGCCGCTGGCGCTGGAGCTGACCTACCACCGCGACTTCACGGCGGAGGCCATCGCCAGGCGCTCCATCGAGGAAATGCGCCACGTGGGCAGCTTCACGCCCCAGCAGGCCGCGCGCTGGCAGCAGGCGCTGCAGGCGGCGCTGCCGGACGTGAAGGTGGGCGACCGCCTTCTGGGCATTCACCAGCCGGGCGTGGGGGCGGTGTTCAGGATGGCCGGGCGCGTGGTGGGCGAGGTGCCCGATGCCGAGTTCTCGCGCCTGTTCTTCGGCATCTGGCTCTCGCCCCAGACCTCCGAACCCAGGCTGCGCCAGGAACTGCTGGGCGCGACCCGCGCCATGGGGCAGCCATGA
- a CDS encoding cyclopropane-fatty-acyl-phospholipid synthase family protein, translating to MNTTTTTGAALHATLPAGTPAAARTALRLLQGLQHGNLTVQLPDGTLQHFGQGGGLSAAITLRNWNVCSAALRSGDIGFAESYIAGDWTTPHLTDLIKLFIANRQQVEGVIYGSWAGRLLYRIKHLLNRNTRANSQKNIHAHYDLGNAFYALWLDDTMNYSSAWFEGDAGGDMRKAQHAKVRRALSQAGVRPGHRVLEIGCGWGALAEMAATEFGASLTGVTLSTEQLAFAQGRMAGQGVEHQADLRLQDYRDIHDGPYDAICSIEMVEAVGREYWPTYFQSVNRLLKPGGKACIQSIVIDDSLFERYISSTDFIQQYIFPGGCLPCPREFRREAEAAGLRVVDEFAFGQDYAETLRRWRDRFVAQRTQILQLGFDQRFLHIWEFYLAYCEAAFAMSNIDLVQYTLAKD from the coding sequence ATGAACACGACCACGACCACCGGCGCCGCCCTGCACGCCACCCTGCCCGCCGGCACGCCGGCTGCCGCGCGCACGGCCCTTCGGCTCCTGCAGGGGCTGCAGCATGGCAACCTCACGGTGCAACTGCCGGACGGCACGCTGCAGCACTTCGGCCAGGGGGGCGGCCTCTCGGCGGCCATCACGCTCAGGAACTGGAACGTGTGCAGCGCGGCGCTCAGGTCGGGGGACATCGGCTTCGCCGAGAGCTACATCGCGGGGGACTGGACCACGCCGCACCTCACCGACCTGATCAAGCTCTTCATCGCCAACCGCCAGCAGGTGGAAGGCGTGATCTATGGAAGCTGGGCCGGACGCCTGCTGTACCGCATCAAGCACCTGCTCAACCGCAACACGCGCGCCAACAGCCAGAAGAACATCCACGCGCACTACGACCTGGGCAATGCGTTCTACGCGCTGTGGCTGGACGACACGATGAATTACTCGTCCGCCTGGTTCGAAGGCGATGCGGGCGGCGACATGCGCAAGGCCCAGCATGCCAAGGTGCGCCGCGCCCTGAGCCAGGCGGGGGTGCGGCCGGGGCACCGCGTGCTCGAGATCGGCTGCGGCTGGGGGGCGCTCGCCGAGATGGCGGCCACCGAGTTCGGCGCATCGCTGACCGGTGTGACCCTGTCCACCGAGCAGCTGGCCTTCGCGCAAGGGCGCATGGCGGGGCAGGGGGTGGAGCACCAGGCCGATTTGCGGCTGCAGGACTACCGCGACATCCACGATGGCCCCTACGACGCCATCTGCTCCATCGAGATGGTCGAGGCCGTGGGCCGCGAGTACTGGCCCACCTACTTCCAGTCGGTGAACCGCCTGCTCAAGCCCGGTGGCAAGGCCTGCATCCAGAGCATCGTCATCGACGACAGCCTGTTCGAGCGCTACATCAGCTCCACGGACTTCATCCAGCAGTACATCTTCCCGGGCGGCTGCCTGCCGTGCCCGCGCGAGTTCCGCCGCGAGGCCGAGGCCGCGGGCCTGCGCGTGGTGGACGAGTTCGCCTTTGGCCAGGACTATGCCGAAACGCTCAGGCGCTGGCGTGACCGCTTCGTGGCCCAGCGCACGCAGATCCTGCAGCTGGGGTTCGACCAGCGCTTCCTGCACATCTGGGAGTTCTACCTGGCGTATTGCGAAGCGGCGTTTGCGATGAGCAACATCGACCTGGTGCAGTACACGCTGGCCAAGGATTGA
- a CDS encoding DUF1365 domain-containing protein, whose translation MNIGMGTAPEAPQPLIGFGQVRHARLRPRRHAFAYPTFFLLLPLRSMGAAAPGPLAVNRRGAISFHDTDHGDGRSAAQGGALAWLDELLRAEGIADATGEVWLHCYPRVLGYTFKPVSFWYCHRADASLRTIVVEVNNTFGERHCYLLDAPRYGVELRARKVFHVSPFCEVGGGYRFRFLRTAGGPADAGRTVARIDYDDDAGPLIETSVSGTLHPITGQTLRRALWGYPAMTLAVIARIHWQALRLWLKRVRFHRKPEAPASIVTR comes from the coding sequence ATGAACATCGGCATGGGCACCGCTCCCGAGGCCCCGCAGCCGCTGATCGGCTTTGGCCAGGTGCGCCATGCGCGGCTGCGGCCCCGGCGGCATGCGTTTGCCTACCCCACGTTCTTTCTCCTGCTGCCCCTGCGCAGCATGGGCGCCGCAGCGCCGGGCCCGCTGGCCGTGAACCGGCGCGGCGCCATCAGCTTTCACGACACGGACCATGGCGACGGCCGCAGCGCCGCGCAGGGCGGGGCGCTGGCCTGGCTGGACGAGCTGCTGCGCGCCGAAGGCATTGCCGACGCCACTGGCGAAGTCTGGCTGCACTGCTACCCGCGCGTGCTGGGCTACACCTTCAAACCCGTGAGCTTCTGGTACTGCCACCGCGCCGACGCCAGCCTGCGCACCATCGTGGTGGAGGTGAACAACACCTTTGGCGAGCGGCACTGCTACCTGCTGGACGCGCCCCGCTACGGCGTGGAACTGCGGGCGCGCAAGGTGTTCCATGTCTCGCCCTTCTGCGAGGTGGGCGGGGGCTACCGCTTTCGCTTCCTGCGCACGGCGGGCGGGCCCGCCGATGCGGGCCGCACCGTGGCGCGCATCGACTACGACGACGACGCCGGACCGCTGATCGAGACCAGCGTGAGCGGCACCCTGCACCCCATCACGGGGCAGACGCTGCGCCGGGCCCTGTGGGGCTACCCGGCCATGACGCTGGCCGTCATCGCGCGCATCCACTGGCAGGCCTTGCGGCTGTGGCTCAAGCGTGTGCGCTTTCACCGCAAGCCCGAGGCCCCTGCCTCCATCGTGACCCGTTGA